A window from Pseudomonas alloputida encodes these proteins:
- a CDS encoding histidine phosphatase family protein: MGNLYLIRHGQASFGADDYDVLSPVGVRQSQALGEHLAQLGVRLDRCVAGDLRRQQDTARLALQALHANGCPVPAVETDAAFNEFDADGVIRALLPDLLPEEPDALHVLRNAAQHRSEFQRLFALMVQRWHDGEHADNGLETWHSFTSRVQGGLQRVLDSAGSGDHVAIFTSGGTIAALLHLVTGITPSQAFALNWQIINTSLSQLKFRGRDVALASFNSQAHVQLLRAPELVTYR; the protein is encoded by the coding sequence GTGGGCAATCTCTACCTGATTCGACATGGCCAAGCCTCCTTCGGTGCCGATGACTACGACGTACTCTCGCCCGTGGGCGTGCGCCAGAGCCAGGCCCTGGGTGAACACCTGGCCCAGTTGGGCGTGCGGCTGGACCGCTGCGTGGCTGGCGACCTGCGCCGCCAGCAGGATACCGCACGGCTGGCGCTGCAGGCGCTGCACGCCAACGGCTGCCCGGTGCCGGCGGTTGAGACCGACGCCGCATTCAATGAGTTCGATGCCGACGGGGTGATCCGCGCCCTGTTGCCCGACCTGCTGCCGGAAGAGCCCGATGCCCTGCATGTGCTGCGCAATGCTGCGCAGCATCGCAGCGAGTTTCAGCGCCTGTTCGCGTTGATGGTGCAGCGCTGGCACGATGGCGAGCATGCCGATAATGGCCTGGAAACCTGGCATTCGTTTACGTCACGCGTACAAGGGGGCTTGCAACGCGTGCTGGACAGCGCCGGCAGCGGCGATCATGTTGCTATCTTCACCTCGGGTGGCACCATTGCCGCCCTGCTCCACCTGGTTACCGGTATTACCCCCAGCCAGGCGTTCGCGCTGAACTGGCAGATCATCAACACGTCGCTCAGCCAGCTGAAGTTTCGCGGCCGCGACGTGGCACTGGCCTCCTTCAACAGCCAGGCCCATGTGCAGCTGTTGAGGGCGCCGGAGCTTGTCACCTACCGATAA
- the sohB gene encoding protease SohB: MEFLAEYASFLAKTATLVIAILVVLSAIAGLRGKGRRKSGGQLQVTRLNDFYKDLRERLESGLLDKAQLKALRKQQAKAEKQQKKGKAEDKSRVFVLDFDGDIKASATESLRNEITALLTLATARDEVVLRLESGGGLVHSYGLAASQLARIRQAGIPLTVCIDKVAASGGYMMACIGEKIVSAPFAVLGSIGVVAQLPNVNRLLKKHDIDFEVLTAGEYKRTLTVFGENTEKGREKFQEDLDITHQLFKDFVSRYRPQLHIDEVATGEVWLGVAALNRKLVDELQTSDEYLSERARNANLFHLHYAERKSLQERIGMAASGTVENAVVGLWSKLSRLR, from the coding sequence GTGGAGTTTCTTGCCGAATACGCAAGCTTTCTCGCCAAAACCGCCACCCTGGTCATCGCCATCCTGGTGGTGCTGTCGGCCATCGCTGGTCTGCGTGGCAAAGGTCGGCGCAAATCGGGCGGGCAATTACAGGTCACCCGACTGAACGATTTTTACAAGGACCTGCGTGAGCGCCTGGAGTCCGGCCTGCTCGACAAGGCCCAGCTCAAGGCCCTGCGCAAGCAGCAGGCCAAGGCGGAAAAACAGCAGAAGAAGGGCAAGGCCGAGGACAAGAGCCGGGTATTCGTACTGGACTTTGATGGCGACATCAAAGCCTCGGCCACCGAAAGCCTGCGCAACGAAATCACCGCACTGCTGACGCTCGCTACCGCGCGTGACGAAGTGGTACTGCGCCTGGAAAGCGGCGGTGGCCTGGTGCACAGTTACGGCTTGGCTGCGTCGCAACTGGCGCGTATCCGCCAGGCGGGCATCCCGTTGACCGTGTGCATCGACAAGGTGGCTGCCAGCGGTGGGTACATGATGGCCTGCATCGGCGAGAAGATCGTCAGTGCCCCATTCGCCGTACTGGGGTCTATTGGCGTGGTGGCGCAGTTGCCCAACGTCAACCGCCTGCTGAAAAAGCACGACATCGACTTCGAAGTGCTGACTGCTGGCGAGTACAAGCGCACCCTGACCGTCTTTGGCGAAAACACCGAGAAGGGCCGGGAGAAGTTCCAGGAAGACTTGGACATCACTCACCAGTTGTTCAAGGATTTCGTCTCCCGCTATCGTCCGCAGTTGCACATCGATGAAGTGGCCACTGGCGAAGTCTGGCTGGGCGTGGCCGCCTTGAATCGCAAGCTGGTTGACGAGTTGCAGACCAGTGACGAGTACCTGAGCGAGCGCGCGCGCAACGCCAACCTGTTCCACCTGCACTATGCCGAACGCAAGAGCCTGCAGGAGCGTATTGGCATGGCCGCCAGCGGTACTGTGGAGAACGCGGTGGTAGGCTTGTGGAGTAAACTCAGCCGCCTGCGCTAA
- a CDS encoding lysis system i-spanin subunit Rz, which yields MPLNWRIALLAAAVGLYAGGRGAWVWQASEYGKQLAEQAAGYVQQLADRDRVHGREREEAAAAAFEQLAEQKTQRKDLEERLQEQGKKHWKEMNDAQQIQDRLRDRLATADLRLSVLVDAGVFAAPGCDGGVREASGTGGVVHGAVRAGLDPAHAQRIVGITDDGDRGLIALQACQAYVREVTK from the coding sequence ATGCCGCTGAATTGGCGTATCGCGCTTCTGGCAGCTGCGGTCGGACTCTATGCCGGCGGGCGTGGGGCCTGGGTCTGGCAGGCCAGCGAGTACGGAAAGCAGCTGGCTGAGCAGGCCGCAGGTTATGTCCAGCAGTTGGCGGACAGAGATCGGGTTCATGGTCGTGAACGTGAGGAGGCTGCAGCTGCAGCCTTTGAGCAGTTGGCAGAACAGAAAACTCAGCGAAAAGACCTGGAGGAACGCCTGCAGGAGCAGGGCAAAAAACACTGGAAGGAGATGAACGATGCACAACAGATTCAAGATCGCCTGCGTGACAGGCTGGCTACTGCTGACTTGCGGTTGTCAGTCCTTGTCGACGCCGGAGTCTTTGCCGCCCCGGGTTGTGACGGTGGGGTGCGAGAAGCCTCCGGCACCGGAGGCGTGGTTCATGGAGCCGTTCGCGCCGGACTTGACCCAGCGCATGCTCAACGAATTGTCGGCATCACCGACGACGGTGACCGAGGACTGATCGCACTGCAGGCCTGCCAGGCCTACGTCCGCGAAGTCACCAAATGA
- a CDS encoding DNA adenine methylase → MTSPIIPWMGGKRRLADRLIPLFPPHECYVEVFAGGAALFFMRPQPAPVEVLNDLNGDLVTLYRVVQNHLEEFVRQFKWALSSRQIFEWQKMTRPETLTDIQRAARFFYLQQHAFGGKVTGQTFGTATTGPAINLLRIEENLSAAWQRLAGTYVENLSWLDCAERYDRAHTFFYMDPPYWQTAGYGVDFPFEEYKRMADFMRCCKGRVMVSINDHPDIRRAFDGFHFERLDIRYSNTNQRQGKAEVTGELVIMNWEPSFLEGLF, encoded by the coding sequence ATGACCTCTCCAATTATTCCTTGGATGGGTGGCAAACGCCGTCTGGCCGACCGCTTGATCCCCCTCTTTCCCCCTCATGAGTGCTACGTTGAAGTCTTCGCCGGCGGTGCCGCGTTGTTCTTCATGCGTCCCCAGCCCGCCCCCGTGGAGGTGCTGAACGATCTCAACGGTGACCTGGTCACCCTCTACCGCGTTGTACAGAACCACCTGGAGGAGTTCGTGCGCCAGTTCAAATGGGCGCTCAGCTCTCGGCAGATCTTTGAGTGGCAGAAGATGACGCGCCCTGAAACCTTGACCGACATCCAGCGTGCGGCGCGGTTCTTCTACCTGCAGCAGCATGCGTTCGGCGGCAAGGTCACCGGGCAGACGTTCGGTACCGCCACCACGGGGCCGGCCATCAATCTGCTGCGCATTGAAGAGAACCTGTCCGCCGCCTGGCAGCGTCTAGCCGGTACCTACGTCGAAAACCTGTCCTGGCTCGACTGTGCCGAGCGATACGATCGAGCGCATACTTTCTTCTACATGGACCCACCTTACTGGCAAACTGCAGGCTATGGCGTGGACTTCCCGTTCGAAGAGTACAAGCGCATGGCCGACTTCATGCGGTGCTGCAAGGGCAGGGTGATGGTCAGTATTAACGATCACCCGGACATCCGGCGCGCCTTCGACGGCTTCCACTTCGAGCGCCTGGATATCCGTTACAGCAATACAAACCAGCGGCAAGGCAAGGCCGAAGTGACGGGGGAGCTGGTGATCATGAACTGGGAGCCTTCATTTTTGGAAGGGTTGTTTTAA
- a CDS encoding DUF262 domain-containing protein: MAYVNPSTQTVKTCFQSHYSLPYFQREYKWESRHFTELLNDIQSTFLLDFDPTHGRQEVGNYLPYFLGSIITSKEANGKKPLIDGQQRLTSTFLLLAYLERYRIDNDVKSVADIGVLLGNVNYGTKDYSIEFSESRRQIFDLYLDETITTSEALVKAEDIQKLDDGDKKIIEALRSTDAVLDDKVQENIAYFIDYVRERVQLIDISVESESEAHRVFVTMNDRGLRLGPIDLLKGLILSKIRDTNDSHACHKAWVESIRKLKDIDAEEDSSFFKNFFRAKWANTIRGKNKGDVAGDFDIIGDEYHRWFEDNTNRIGLLNADDYTKFAKEFITKFIEIHVFIRKCEDSFTPEFECLFYNASRRFSSQPMIMLAAINPDDTTDVWQTKISLISKYIDLILTSRTIEGKTNNYDNLKDIAFTLTKEVRDKKLPELLTYIQGEWQKYQNSIDRLDQFTYTKSDRSDMLYILARIASHLEDELTLTNKVGFQTYWQRDRGMKTFDIEHLLKDAYDVTSLPGDHGFTDAKDYSEYRNRIGALALLPRSRNRSLQDNSYKNKLHAYHAENILTQSLCEDYYKHNPVLTKYLAAKPKITLSGIPDFSKDHITKRADAYKAVAFEIWEKP; the protein is encoded by the coding sequence ATGGCATATGTGAATCCATCTACCCAGACGGTTAAAACCTGCTTCCAAAGCCATTATTCCCTGCCATATTTTCAACGAGAATACAAATGGGAAAGCCGTCACTTCACTGAACTTCTAAACGATATTCAGAGCACATTCCTGTTAGATTTCGACCCTACTCACGGCCGCCAAGAAGTAGGGAACTATTTACCATATTTCCTCGGTTCGATAATTACTTCAAAAGAAGCAAATGGCAAAAAGCCCCTAATTGACGGCCAGCAACGACTAACATCTACATTTCTACTTTTAGCTTATCTAGAGCGATATCGCATAGACAACGATGTTAAATCGGTGGCCGACATAGGGGTTTTACTGGGCAACGTCAATTACGGCACAAAAGACTACTCTATAGAGTTCTCTGAAAGCAGAAGACAAATATTTGACCTATATCTTGATGAAACGATAACAACAAGCGAAGCACTGGTTAAAGCAGAGGACATCCAAAAGCTTGATGACGGCGACAAAAAAATCATCGAAGCGCTCAGATCAACGGACGCCGTGCTAGATGATAAAGTCCAAGAAAATATTGCGTACTTTATCGACTATGTAAGAGAGCGCGTTCAATTAATTGATATCTCTGTCGAAAGTGAATCAGAGGCGCATCGAGTCTTCGTCACGATGAATGATCGCGGACTTCGGCTTGGCCCTATTGACTTACTGAAGGGGCTAATCCTTTCCAAAATCAGAGACACTAACGACAGTCATGCATGCCACAAAGCTTGGGTTGAGTCGATTCGAAAACTGAAAGACATTGATGCAGAAGAAGACTCTTCATTTTTCAAAAACTTCTTCCGCGCAAAGTGGGCCAACACTATTCGCGGCAAAAACAAGGGAGATGTAGCCGGAGACTTCGACATAATTGGCGATGAGTACCATCGCTGGTTTGAAGATAACACCAACCGAATAGGCTTACTCAACGCAGACGACTATACAAAATTCGCCAAAGAGTTCATCACAAAATTTATTGAGATACACGTCTTCATCCGAAAATGCGAAGATAGTTTCACACCGGAATTTGAGTGCTTATTCTATAACGCAAGCCGCCGCTTCAGCTCACAACCCATGATAATGTTGGCGGCTATCAATCCAGATGACACAACGGACGTCTGGCAAACAAAAATCAGCTTGATCTCAAAATACATAGACCTGATCTTAACCTCAAGAACAATTGAAGGAAAAACAAACAACTACGACAACCTGAAAGACATCGCCTTTACCCTAACAAAGGAAGTTAGAGACAAAAAACTTCCTGAATTATTAACTTACATTCAAGGTGAGTGGCAAAAATACCAAAACAGCATTGACAGACTTGATCAATTTACATACACCAAAAGCGATCGCTCCGATATGCTTTACATCCTTGCACGCATTGCAAGCCATTTAGAAGACGAGCTCACACTCACCAACAAAGTTGGCTTCCAAACATACTGGCAGCGCGATCGCGGTATGAAGACCTTCGATATTGAGCACCTATTAAAAGATGCTTATGACGTGACCTCACTTCCTGGAGACCATGGCTTCACTGATGCGAAGGACTACTCAGAATATCGCAATCGAATTGGTGCCCTCGCATTACTTCCGCGCTCCCGCAATCGATCCCTACAAGACAATTCTTACAAGAACAAATTGCACGCATATCATGCAGAAAATATCCTCACGCAGTCACTCTGTGAAGATTACTACAAGCACAACCCTGTACTGACTAAGTACTTGGCAGCAAAACCAAAAATCACCCTTTCAGGCATACCTGACTTCTCTAAAGACCATATCACCAAGCGAGCTGATGCGTACAAGGCAGTCGCATTCGAAATCTGGGAAAAGCCGTAA
- a CDS encoding helix-turn-helix domain-containing protein: MTSHTSTRQPLRLNLDEYQIEVVEWIVDHQPLSFAAIHCGPARALLDWSIEDLSSVSGVSPQAIQRLESGGNLNSISMQAVAFAFEVEGLLFFPGHPPLRGENCRGSTKNPRSRSDYHLLE, encoded by the coding sequence ATGACTTCTCACACTTCTACCCGGCAACCCCTTCGCCTCAATCTCGACGAGTACCAGATCGAAGTAGTCGAGTGGATCGTGGATCATCAGCCATTGAGTTTTGCTGCCATCCATTGCGGCCCAGCTCGCGCGCTGTTGGATTGGAGCATTGAGGATCTGAGCTCAGTGTCCGGCGTTTCTCCTCAGGCAATCCAACGGCTTGAGTCAGGGGGAAACCTCAATTCAATCAGCATGCAGGCAGTGGCATTTGCATTTGAGGTAGAGGGGCTATTGTTCTTCCCTGGCCATCCTCCACTCAGAGGCGAGAACTGTCGCGGATCGACGAAAAACCCTCGCAGTCGCTCCGACTACCACCTACTGGAATAG
- the drt4 gene encoding antiviral reverse transcriptase Drt4: MKEFTSPFSNIPLALSSERHFSEALTRWNYFPNQKDSASELPPCFTTRRFTPEIAVELSKMAVQDPRKQHWFDLVEYRVTRYNNVSRTLSLLHPLAYARLHARLMENHEEISNLTSSNQSAIKIEEHIDGRMIIMNYESHEARTSAALEDTFGKRFRAHTDISNCFGSVYTHSLEWAIQGYDEAKKNLFAKPKHWSSILDTAFRNTKRNETSGLPIGPAASNIAVEIILCKIDKILEKQNFIFTRYIDDYTAYCESHDEAQDFIRILGHELASYRLSLNLNKTTIKELPEPLQDPWTSILNNALPKRTSSDGALSLSTSEAINFLDFAVRLNKETPDGSVLRYAISTIAPRAIDETAVAVFNYTLNLAWHFPALLPLLEKIDARSDQYDVDATQEKLNKIITANALHRRSDGMCWALYYIKQLSREPGEEQIKQVLNSKDCAAITMLCKFNNSIGQAKEHALGIISNATLYELDQNWLLLYELFLHNHIDNPYQTENTFDILKKYDVAFLYPADKSSHAEQYCHVISNPFQQPRQPVSFDQWMQRCLAPRPPRKPLSLFG, from the coding sequence TTGAAAGAATTCACCAGTCCCTTCTCTAATATCCCATTAGCTCTATCCTCTGAGCGACATTTCTCCGAAGCTTTGACGAGATGGAATTACTTCCCCAATCAAAAAGATTCGGCAAGCGAACTTCCTCCGTGCTTCACAACAAGACGCTTCACGCCGGAAATTGCCGTCGAACTATCAAAAATGGCTGTCCAGGATCCTCGTAAGCAACACTGGTTCGATCTCGTTGAATATCGCGTAACACGATACAACAATGTATCTCGGACACTGAGCCTATTACATCCGCTTGCCTACGCAAGACTGCATGCGAGACTCATGGAAAACCATGAGGAGATATCAAATTTAACCTCCAGCAATCAAAGCGCGATCAAAATAGAAGAGCATATCGACGGACGCATGATCATCATGAACTATGAGAGTCATGAAGCTCGAACCAGCGCCGCACTTGAAGACACTTTTGGAAAACGATTTCGCGCCCACACCGACATATCAAACTGCTTCGGATCAGTCTACACCCACTCTCTAGAATGGGCTATCCAAGGATATGACGAAGCAAAGAAGAACCTTTTTGCGAAACCCAAACACTGGAGTAGTATTCTTGACACCGCTTTCAGAAACACGAAAAGAAACGAAACCTCTGGACTCCCTATAGGACCAGCAGCATCTAATATTGCCGTAGAAATAATACTATGCAAAATCGACAAGATACTTGAAAAACAAAACTTCATCTTCACACGATACATCGATGACTACACCGCATACTGCGAATCCCATGACGAGGCGCAAGACTTCATTCGAATCTTAGGACATGAACTTGCGAGCTACAGGCTATCTCTCAATTTAAACAAAACGACCATAAAAGAACTACCCGAACCCTTGCAAGACCCATGGACATCTATCCTAAACAATGCGTTACCCAAACGCACAAGTAGCGACGGAGCTCTTTCCCTAAGCACAAGCGAGGCCATCAATTTTCTTGACTTTGCAGTCCGACTAAACAAAGAAACACCAGACGGAAGCGTGCTCAGATATGCTATTAGCACTATTGCTCCTCGAGCAATTGATGAAACCGCGGTTGCCGTCTTCAACTACACCTTAAACCTTGCCTGGCATTTCCCTGCTCTACTTCCATTACTCGAGAAAATTGACGCCAGATCAGATCAATACGATGTAGATGCGACACAGGAGAAACTTAACAAAATCATCACGGCAAACGCTCTACATCGCCGATCAGACGGAATGTGCTGGGCACTTTACTATATCAAACAACTGAGCCGCGAGCCTGGCGAGGAGCAAATCAAGCAAGTTCTCAACTCAAAAGATTGCGCAGCCATAACAATGCTATGCAAATTCAACAACTCTATCGGGCAAGCCAAAGAGCATGCGCTAGGAATTATCAGTAACGCAACCCTTTACGAGCTGGACCAAAACTGGCTATTGCTTTATGAATTATTTCTACACAACCACATCGACAACCCTTACCAAACAGAGAACACATTCGATATTTTAAAAAAATATGATGTGGCATTTTTATACCCTGCCGATAAATCAAGCCATGCCGAGCAATACTGCCACGTGATTTCAAATCCTTTCCAGCAACCGCGCCAACCGGTTAGTTTCGACCAGTGGATGCAAAGATGCTTAGCGCCGCGACCACCGCGGAAACCACTTTCTCTTTTTGGATAA
- the tnpB gene encoding IS66 family insertion sequence element accessory protein TnpB (TnpB, as the term is used for proteins encoded by IS66 family insertion elements, is considered an accessory protein, since TnpC, encoded by a neighboring gene, is a DDE family transposase.) gives MMRPDSKVEKVYLYPKPVDFRKSIDGLTALVELDIKVAVFDPVLFVFLNKARNRIKVLYWERNGFCLWLKRLEAERFKTSPDATDEAIVLTVQELNWLLDGFDLWRNRPHQVLTPRFVA, from the coding sequence ATGATGCGCCCCGACAGCAAAGTCGAAAAAGTCTACCTCTACCCCAAGCCCGTGGACTTTCGAAAGTCCATCGACGGCCTCACTGCCCTGGTCGAACTGGACATCAAGGTCGCCGTGTTCGACCCGGTACTTTTCGTCTTCCTCAATAAAGCCCGTAACCGCATCAAGGTGTTGTATTGGGAGCGCAACGGCTTCTGCCTTTGGCTCAAGCGCCTCGAAGCCGAGCGTTTCAAAACTTCACCCGACGCGACCGACGAAGCTATCGTACTGACCGTCCAGGAACTGAATTGGCTACTCGACGGTTTCGATCTCTGGCGCAACCGTCCGCATCAGGTTTTGACTCCTCGTTTCGTCGCCTGA
- a CDS encoding IS66-like element ISPpu15 family transposase, which yields MISVPDNLPDDPAALKLLLAQLLAERTVDKGQIVDLKEQVKLLRDRLFNRKSEQTVESNTPQLALFNEPESQWVPTADDADEEVVAPSKQRGKRKPLSADLPRIEVIHDLPEHELTCACGCRKHVVGEQTSEQLDIVPMQIRVLKHVRKIYGCRGCETAPVTADKPAQLIEKSMASPSVLAMLLTTKYVDGLPLHRFETVLNRHGIEIPRQTLARWVIQCSEHFQPLLNLMRDRLLESPVIHCDETRVQVLKEPDRDPTSQSWMWVQASGPPDRQVVLFDYTTSRAQEVPLRLLEGYRGYVMTDDYAGYNALALQPGVERLACMAHVRRKFVEAQKVQPKGKSGRADVALTMINKLYGIERDLKDASDEQRFIGRQERSLPILEQLKSWLDKTHSQVTPQSVLGKAVLYLANNWNRLERYVEAGHLPIDNNLAERAIKPFVIGRKAWLFSDTPKGATASAQIYSLVETAKVNGQEPYTWLRHVLERLPHASSVADYEALLPWNCSPEMPR from the coding sequence ATGATTTCAGTGCCCGATAACCTTCCTGACGACCCTGCCGCGCTCAAACTACTGCTTGCGCAGTTGTTGGCCGAGCGCACGGTCGACAAAGGTCAGATCGTCGACCTTAAAGAACAGGTCAAGCTGCTGCGTGACCGATTATTCAATCGCAAGTCCGAGCAAACCGTCGAGTCCAACACGCCCCAACTGGCGTTGTTCAATGAACCCGAAAGTCAGTGGGTACCTACCGCTGATGATGCCGACGAAGAAGTTGTTGCGCCAAGCAAGCAGCGCGGCAAACGCAAGCCACTGTCGGCTGACCTGCCACGCATTGAAGTCATTCATGACTTGCCCGAGCACGAACTGACTTGCGCCTGTGGTTGCCGCAAACACGTGGTTGGCGAGCAAACCAGCGAACAACTCGACATCGTGCCGATGCAGATCCGTGTGCTTAAACACGTACGCAAAATCTATGGCTGCCGTGGCTGCGAAACCGCGCCGGTCACCGCTGACAAGCCGGCCCAATTGATTGAAAAGAGCATGGCCAGTCCCAGCGTGCTGGCGATGTTGCTAACCACCAAGTACGTCGATGGCCTGCCGCTGCACCGCTTCGAAACGGTGCTGAACCGACATGGTATCGAGATCCCCCGGCAAACCCTGGCCCGCTGGGTCATCCAGTGCAGCGAACACTTTCAGCCACTGCTGAACCTGATGCGTGACCGCCTGCTGGAAAGCCCGGTGATCCATTGCGATGAAACTCGCGTGCAGGTGCTCAAAGAGCCGGATCGTGATCCGACCAGTCAATCCTGGATGTGGGTGCAGGCCAGTGGCCCGCCTGATCGACAAGTCGTGCTGTTCGATTACACCACCAGCCGCGCGCAGGAGGTGCCGCTGCGCCTGCTGGAGGGCTATCGCGGTTACGTGATGACCGATGATTACGCCGGTTACAACGCGTTGGCGCTACAGCCGGGCGTTGAACGACTGGCGTGCATGGCGCATGTCCGGCGTAAATTCGTCGAAGCGCAGAAGGTGCAGCCTAAGGGCAAGAGCGGTCGCGCCGATGTTGCGCTGACGATGATCAACAAACTGTATGGCATCGAACGCGACCTCAAGGATGCCAGCGATGAACAGCGATTCATCGGTCGTCAGGAACGAAGCCTGCCGATCCTTGAGCAGTTGAAAAGTTGGCTCGACAAGACGCACTCACAGGTGACACCGCAAAGCGTACTGGGCAAGGCGGTGCTTTACCTGGCAAACAACTGGAACCGCCTGGAGCGGTATGTCGAGGCGGGCCACCTGCCGATCGACAACAACCTGGCAGAGCGGGCCATAAAGCCGTTTGTGATCGGGCGCAAAGCTTGGCTGTTCAGTGACACGCCCAAGGGAGCCACGGCTAGCGCGCAGATCTACAGCTTGGTCGAAACCGCCAAGGTCAACGGCCAAGAGCCCTATACGTGGCTGCGCCACGTCCTGGAGCGACTGCCGCACGCCTCATCGGTAGCAGACTACGAAGCGCTGCTGCCATGGAACTGTTCGCCAGAGATGCCACGGTAA
- a CDS encoding helix-turn-helix transcriptional regulator, whose translation MGRNGSITLQDMAWHQAIGRLIEALDRPNFWLALVRQLDRYIPVDSWVVLIFSSGRPQVLAECPGKDGGPDPLFQDYLKGLYLLDPFYLANREAPQSGLFWLADVAPECFEQTDYYQRYFRLNVVADEAHINVQLDTERTLSLSLGSECLFNAEQTALLTLIQSWVAALMRQRMAFEREALEQNTSPAPSWQSWLDSTDQQLDTPLSARELEVGRLMLSGCSNKEIARKLAISAETVKVHRKHMYSKLGIKSQSELFSLFLNAQN comes from the coding sequence ATGGGTAGAAACGGGAGCATTACACTGCAGGACATGGCTTGGCACCAGGCCATCGGCAGACTAATCGAGGCACTTGACCGCCCTAATTTCTGGCTGGCCTTGGTGCGTCAACTGGATAGATACATTCCGGTGGACAGTTGGGTCGTGCTGATATTCAGCAGTGGTCGCCCGCAGGTGCTCGCTGAATGCCCAGGCAAGGATGGCGGGCCAGATCCGCTCTTTCAGGACTACCTCAAAGGCCTGTATTTGCTCGACCCTTTTTATCTCGCCAACCGGGAAGCACCGCAGAGCGGTTTGTTTTGGCTAGCCGACGTGGCGCCGGAGTGCTTCGAGCAAACCGACTATTACCAACGCTACTTCCGCCTCAATGTCGTTGCCGACGAAGCACATATCAACGTCCAGCTCGACACGGAGCGCACCCTCAGCCTCTCGCTGGGAAGTGAGTGTCTCTTCAATGCAGAGCAGACCGCCCTACTCACTCTCATCCAGTCCTGGGTTGCCGCCCTGATGCGTCAGCGCATGGCATTCGAGCGGGAAGCGCTGGAGCAGAACACGTCGCCGGCACCCAGCTGGCAGAGCTGGCTGGACTCTACTGACCAGCAGTTGGATACGCCGCTTTCCGCCCGTGAACTGGAAGTTGGCCGGCTTATGCTTAGCGGCTGCTCGAACAAGGAGATCGCGCGCAAGCTGGCGATTTCCGCAGAGACTGTGAAGGTCCATCGCAAGCACATGTACAGCAAACTCGGCATTAAATCTCAGTCCGAGCTGTTCTCATTATTTTTGAACGCACAGAACTGA
- a CDS encoding carbon-nitrogen hydrolase family protein yields the protein MKIELVQLSGRDGDTAYNLERTLQAIATCAVDTDLLIFPETQLMGFASAQQLAEIAEPVNGPSVQAVQRAVHERNVSAVIGLAENDSGTVYNTSLLVTPQGIALSYRKTHLWPSERGLFQQGDRYVTALWKGIRVGILICYDIEFPESARALGQLGAELILVTNGNMDPYGPVHRTAIMARAQENQAFAVMVNRVGDGDEGLVFAGGSAAVDPFGRTLFEAGRAECRQVVELDLDLLRTARHEYDYLGDRRLFLTGDQSEHDDGRRELLIP from the coding sequence ATGAAGATTGAACTTGTACAACTCTCCGGTCGCGATGGCGATACCGCTTATAACCTGGAACGTACATTGCAGGCCATCGCTACCTGCGCCGTGGATACCGATCTGCTGATTTTCCCAGAGACCCAGCTGATGGGATTTGCCAGCGCCCAACAGCTCGCCGAAATCGCCGAGCCCGTTAACGGGCCGAGTGTGCAGGCCGTGCAACGCGCCGTACACGAACGAAACGTCTCAGCGGTGATTGGTCTGGCTGAGAACGACTCCGGCACCGTTTACAACACCTCCTTGCTGGTCACCCCGCAAGGGATCGCATTGAGTTATCGTAAGACTCACCTTTGGCCGTCGGAGCGCGGATTGTTCCAACAAGGAGACCGCTATGTCACCGCACTGTGGAAGGGCATCCGTGTCGGTATCCTGATTTGCTACGACATTGAGTTTCCGGAAAGTGCTCGGGCGCTCGGCCAACTCGGCGCCGAGCTCATATTGGTCACTAACGGTAACATGGATCCTTACGGCCCTGTCCACCGCACTGCAATAATGGCTCGCGCTCAGGAAAACCAGGCATTCGCGGTGATGGTCAATCGGGTGGGCGACGGCGACGAAGGGCTCGTTTTTGCCGGCGGCAGCGCCGCTGTCGATCCCTTCGGGCGCACGCTATTCGAAGCGGGCCGCGCAGAGTGTCGGCAGGTGGTGGAATTAGATCTCGACCTGCTGCGCACCGCCCGCCACGAATATGACTACCTCGGTGACCGCCGCCTGTTCCTGACCGGCGATCAGAGTGAGCACGATGATGGTCGACGTGAGCTCCTGATCCCCTGA